From the Gallaecimonas mangrovi genome, one window contains:
- a CDS encoding protein-disulfide reductase DsbD, with protein MIKRFWLLLLVALPLLAQAGGIPLPSSQQSLGQAQKPQFLPEDQAFSFNFQQQNNQLLVSWQIADGYYLYKHRFDVSAKGVTLGKITFPKGQEHHDEFFGKSEVYHHSVQFKVPLSAINSGASVVVRYQGCAEAGLCYPPTRKTVPIDPPKANTTGGKGFVSEQDKLASMLAGSNLALTLLAFFGAGILIAFTPCVFPMYPILTSLIAGAGKSLTTGRAVWLSFIYVQGMAVTYTALGLVVASLGAQAQAAFQQPAVLIGLSILFIALAVVMFTGINLQLPPRFQEKLNALSNKQKAGSVLGVLLMGVISGLVASPCTTAPLTGALLYVAQNGHLLVGALALYALSLGMGLPLMIIGSTGSKWLPKAGAWMETIKHLFGFILLAVPVLLLGRLVPDNWAMLAWALWLLATFAFLAQANSSTGNGFFKGLRTLVIFLGLFSGAMLGYQTLFPSQSSSAAVAKSSAAGQFKKVRNLAEMKTAIAAAAATGKPVMVDFYADWCVACKEFEKYTFSDAAVKARFAKMQLLQTDVTESTSEQVAMLDHFQILGLPTLLFFDKNGNEIKSLRVTGFQKPAQFLKTLDQLQP; from the coding sequence ATGATTAAGCGTTTCTGGCTACTGCTATTGGTAGCTTTGCCGTTACTTGCGCAGGCAGGAGGCATTCCATTACCCAGCAGCCAACAGAGCCTGGGCCAAGCACAAAAGCCGCAGTTTTTACCCGAAGACCAGGCCTTTTCTTTTAACTTCCAGCAACAAAACAACCAACTGCTGGTGAGCTGGCAAATTGCTGATGGCTATTACCTTTATAAACATCGCTTCGATGTCAGTGCCAAAGGCGTAACCCTTGGCAAAATCACCTTTCCGAAGGGCCAGGAGCACCACGACGAATTTTTCGGAAAATCAGAAGTTTATCATCACAGCGTGCAATTTAAGGTGCCCTTGAGTGCCATTAACTCCGGTGCCAGTGTGGTGGTTAGATACCAAGGCTGCGCCGAAGCTGGCCTGTGTTATCCGCCAACCCGAAAAACCGTGCCGATAGACCCGCCAAAGGCCAACACCACTGGCGGCAAAGGTTTTGTCAGCGAACAAGATAAGTTAGCCAGTATGCTGGCTGGCTCAAACTTGGCGTTAACGCTGTTAGCCTTTTTTGGGGCCGGCATTTTAATCGCCTTCACGCCCTGTGTTTTTCCGATGTACCCCATCTTGACCAGTTTGATTGCCGGTGCCGGTAAAAGCCTTACCACCGGCCGGGCAGTCTGGCTGTCTTTTATCTATGTGCAAGGCATGGCCGTTACCTATACCGCCCTGGGGTTGGTGGTGGCCAGTCTTGGCGCCCAAGCCCAAGCGGCCTTTCAGCAGCCGGCAGTATTGATTGGCCTGTCGATACTGTTTATCGCGCTGGCGGTGGTAATGTTCACCGGCATCAACCTGCAACTGCCCCCCCGTTTTCAGGAAAAGCTCAACGCCCTATCCAACAAGCAAAAAGCCGGTTCTGTGCTTGGCGTGCTGCTGATGGGGGTGATCTCCGGCTTAGTGGCCAGCCCATGTACCACAGCGCCGCTCACCGGCGCCCTACTTTATGTGGCACAAAATGGCCACTTATTAGTGGGCGCGCTGGCACTCTATGCCTTGTCGTTAGGGATGGGGCTGCCTTTGATGATCATTGGCTCCACCGGCAGCAAATGGCTGCCAAAAGCGGGCGCCTGGATGGAGACCATCAAGCATTTATTTGGCTTTATTTTGTTGGCGGTACCGGTATTGCTGCTGGGAAGATTAGTCCCTGACAACTGGGCCATGCTGGCTTGGGCCCTGTGGCTGCTGGCCACTTTTGCTTTTCTGGCACAAGCCAATAGCAGCACCGGCAACGGCTTCTTTAAAGGCCTGCGTACGTTGGTGATTTTCTTAGGGCTCTTTAGTGGCGCCATGCTGGGTTATCAAACCTTATTCCCCAGCCAAAGCAGCAGCGCTGCAGTTGCTAAAAGCAGTGCTGCCGGCCAGTTTAAGAAGGTAAGAAACTTGGCAGAAATGAAAACCGCCATCGCCGCTGCCGCAGCCACCGGCAAACCGGTAATGGTCGATTTCTATGCCGACTGGTGTGTTGCCTGTAAGGAGTTTGAGAAATACACCTTCTCAGACGCGGCGGTTAAGGCGCGATTTGCCAAGATGCAGCTATTGCAAACCGATGTTACCGAAAGCACCAGCGAGCAGGTGGCGATGCTTGATCACTTTCAAATACTGGGTCTGCCTACGCTGCTGTTTTTTGACAAAAATGGCAATGAGATAAAATCGCTAAGGGTCACCGGCTTTCAAAAACCGGCCCAGTTTTTAAAAACGCTTGACCAATTACAGCCATAA
- a CDS encoding DUF3192 domain-containing protein, whose product MKLRTFRPLIAAVMLLPLAGCLVISDRDHDYDKQDHQSIEHRNRDAIAGLATGVSSTMVIEKLGTPDFDDQLTDGHRVLFYRTQRKHSDGMTTRDECTPLIFSDGKLVGWGQLALDKL is encoded by the coding sequence ATGAAACTGCGTACTTTCCGCCCGCTGATTGCGGCGGTGATGCTGTTGCCGCTGGCGGGCTGTTTGGTCATCTCTGATCGCGATCACGACTATGATAAACAGGATCATCAAAGCATTGAGCACCGCAATCGTGACGCCATTGCTGGCCTTGCAACAGGTGTCAGCTCAACAATGGTGATTGAAAAGTTGGGCACTCCTGACTTTGATGACCAGCTCACCGACGGCCACCGCGTTTTGTTTTATCGTACTCAGCGTAAGCATTCTGACGGCATGACCACTCGCGATGAATGTACGCCGCTGATCTTTAGTGACGGTAAGCTGGTGGGGTGGGGCCAGTTGGCCTTGGACAAACTGTAA
- a CDS encoding SDR family oxidoreductase gives MSFDFTTKAVFVMGGTSGINLGIAQGFASAGARVAVASRSQDKVDAAVASLGPNALGFSVDVRDADAVADVLAKAKAAFDQPIDVLISGAAGNFPAAAKDLSANGFKAVVDIDLQGTYNVMKGAYPHLARPGCIINISAPQAYVPMALQAHVCAAKAGVDMITRTLAMEWGPEGIRVNSLVPGPIAGTEGMARLAPTPELMSMVEGSVPLKRNGSPEDLANAALFLASPLASYISGVVLPVDGGWSLAGVSYAMDNIAKLLGSPR, from the coding sequence ATGTCATTCGATTTCACCACCAAAGCCGTTTTTGTGATGGGCGGCACCAGTGGAATCAACCTTGGCATTGCCCAAGGTTTTGCCAGTGCCGGTGCCCGGGTAGCGGTTGCCAGTAGAAGCCAGGACAAGGTAGATGCTGCCGTTGCCAGTCTTGGCCCAAACGCCTTGGGGTTCAGTGTTGATGTTCGTGACGCCGATGCCGTTGCGGATGTTTTAGCCAAGGCCAAAGCGGCTTTTGACCAACCCATCGATGTGCTTATCAGCGGCGCTGCCGGTAACTTTCCGGCGGCGGCTAAAGACTTATCGGCCAATGGTTTTAAAGCCGTGGTGGATATCGACTTGCAAGGCACCTATAACGTCATGAAAGGGGCCTACCCGCATTTAGCCAGGCCCGGATGCATCATCAATATTTCCGCACCTCAAGCCTATGTGCCCATGGCATTGCAGGCCCATGTTTGCGCCGCTAAAGCCGGCGTTGACATGATAACGCGCACCCTTGCCATGGAATGGGGTCCAGAGGGCATTCGTGTTAACTCATTGGTACCCGGCCCTATCGCCGGTACCGAAGGCATGGCTCGCCTGGCACCGACACCGGAATTAATGTCGATGGTGGAAGGTTCAGTGCCATTGAAACGCAACGGTAGCCCGGAAGATTTAGCCAATGCGGCGCTGTTTTTAGCATCGCCACTGGCAAGTTATATTAGCGGCGTGGTGCTACCGGTCGATGGTGGCTGGTCGTTGGCAGGCGTTAGCTACGCCATGGACAACATCGCCAAACTGCTCGGTAGCCCAAGATAA
- a CDS encoding HDOD domain-containing protein, translating to MSKKSLEQFFSRPQNLPQIPQVVKDLIATFNDPDTDVRTVAGKIGKDAVITAKTLRLANSARYGRSRQIATVNEASVRLGLDVLRNMVLAAGLVDMYPTVPHFDLKGFWQQSFHVGELCRVLASKSDCDSELSFTCGMLHNIGELIIHAAEPDLAAELDERVSAGEARAYAEHAVLGFTYAEVGAELSSRWLFPDVIQLAIRNQRVPLLAEPFSQYAALVYMAAYLERLDVAGEDTPVDWPLQLAIKLNIDWSFALEAKQKVKAEGSAYSMLLD from the coding sequence ATGTCAAAAAAATCCTTAGAACAGTTTTTCTCACGTCCCCAGAATTTGCCCCAGATCCCACAAGTGGTGAAGGATCTTATTGCCACTTTTAATGATCCCGACACCGACGTGCGTACTGTTGCTGGCAAGATTGGCAAAGATGCCGTGATCACCGCAAAAACCTTGCGTCTTGCCAACTCTGCCCGTTATGGGCGGTCTCGTCAGATAGCAACGGTGAACGAAGCCTCTGTCCGGTTAGGGCTGGATGTACTGCGGAACATGGTGTTGGCAGCCGGACTTGTGGATATGTACCCAACGGTGCCGCATTTTGATCTTAAAGGTTTCTGGCAACAGTCCTTTCATGTGGGTGAGTTGTGCCGGGTTTTGGCATCAAAATCAGATTGCGACAGTGAGCTGAGCTTTACCTGCGGCATGCTGCACAACATTGGTGAGCTTATCATTCATGCGGCCGAACCAGATTTGGCTGCAGAACTTGATGAACGGGTGTCAGCCGGTGAAGCCAGGGCCTACGCCGAACATGCGGTGCTGGGTTTTACCTACGCTGAAGTGGGCGCTGAGCTGTCCAGCCGCTGGTTGTTCCCGGATGTGATTCAACTGGCCATTCGTAACCAACGGGTGCCGTTGCTGGCCGAGCCGTTCAGTCAGTATGCCGCGCTGGTGTATATGGCGGCCTATCTGGAACGTTTGGATGTTGCCGGTGAAGACACGCCGGTAGATTGGCCATTGCAGCTGGCGATTAAGCTCAATATCGATTGGAGCTTTGCTTTGGAAGCCAAGCAAAAGGTCAAAGCCGAAGGTTCTGCTTACTCAATGTTGCTTGATTAA
- a CDS encoding PAAR domain-containing protein, with the protein MGKPAATITHMHVCPKTTGTVPHVGGPIVTGSGNVLIGSLPAARVGDTLVCVGPPDKVKSGSGTVLINGKKAARMGDSTDHGGAIVVGNPTVLIGG; encoded by the coding sequence ATGGGAAAACCAGCCGCAACCATCACACACATGCATGTTTGCCCGAAAACCACTGGTACGGTTCCGCACGTTGGCGGCCCCATCGTAACCGGTTCGGGTAATGTTCTTATTGGTTCTCTGCCAGCAGCTCGTGTTGGCGACACTTTGGTATGTGTCGGCCCCCCCGACAAAGTAAAAAGTGGCTCGGGAACGGTGCTCATCAATGGCAAGAAAGCGGCGCGAATGGGCGACAGCACTGACCATGGCGGCGCTATTGTAGTGGGAAACCCGACGGTGCTGATTGGTGGCTGA
- the zntR gene encoding Zn(2+)-responsive transcriptional regulator, whose product MKIGELAQATGVTVDTLRFWEKQGLLEAKRGENSYRYYDDSSVNTLHFILSMKSLGFSLEDIRELLDIRVDIDSHTCGEVKAVVDAHLEQVQTRLVELQRIQSALFSLSNACCGGPEGATHCSILDALDSQLPVPSR is encoded by the coding sequence ATGAAGATCGGTGAGCTGGCACAGGCAACAGGGGTAACGGTAGATACCTTACGTTTTTGGGAGAAGCAGGGGCTGTTAGAAGCCAAACGTGGTGAAAATAGCTATCGCTATTACGATGACAGCTCCGTCAACACCCTGCATTTTATTCTATCGATGAAGTCGCTGGGCTTTTCGCTTGAAGATATTCGTGAGTTATTGGATATCCGGGTCGACATCGACAGCCACACTTGCGGCGAAGTAAAAGCAGTGGTGGATGCCCATTTAGAGCAGGTTCAGACCCGTCTTGTTGAGTTACAGCGTATTCAAAGCGCCCTCTTTTCACTAAGCAATGCGTGTTGTGGCGGGCCAGAAGGGGCCACACATTGCAGTATTTTGGACGCATTAGACAGTCAGCTACCGGTGCCTTCCCGCTAA
- a CDS encoding organic hydroperoxide resistance protein: MKALYTAVATSTGGRDGSSKSSDGVLDVKLTTPKELGGAGGNGTNPEQLFAAGYSACFIGATKLVASKQKIAVPADFNIRAEVGIGPVDGGFGLEVDLYVSLPGMDQDTAEDLVAKAHQVCPYSNATRGNIEVRLHVAV; this comes from the coding sequence ATGAAAGCACTTTACACAGCAGTTGCAACTTCCACTGGCGGCCGTGATGGCAGCTCAAAAAGCTCTGACGGCGTTTTAGACGTAAAATTAACCACCCCGAAAGAACTGGGTGGCGCTGGTGGCAACGGTACTAACCCTGAACAATTATTCGCAGCTGGCTATTCAGCTTGCTTTATTGGCGCCACCAAACTGGTTGCTAGCAAACAAAAAATTGCGGTTCCTGCTGATTTCAACATCCGCGCCGAAGTCGGCATTGGCCCTGTTGACGGTGGTTTCGGTCTAGAAGTTGACCTCTACGTGTCCCTGCCCGGCATGGACCAAGACACCGCTGAAGACTTAGTTGCCAAAGCGCACCAAGTTTGCCCCTACTCTAACGCCACCCGTGGCAACATTGAGGTGCGCCTGCACGTTGCAGTGTAA
- a CDS encoding MarR family winged helix-turn-helix transcriptional regulator: MKEKQVCEQLKLENQLCFALYSASLTMSKLYKPMLQELDLTYPQYLIMLVLWETDGITSTALGKKLMQDLGALSPVIKRLEAQGLLERRRSSQDERKVELFLTEQGKNLQQKAETLPERILCASGMDVEHLGTLKGQLEELRGAIQQQL; this comes from the coding sequence ATGAAGGAAAAACAGGTTTGCGAACAGTTGAAGTTGGAAAACCAGCTTTGCTTTGCCCTTTATTCGGCTTCACTGACCATGAGCAAGCTCTATAAGCCAATGCTGCAGGAACTTGATCTGACCTACCCACAGTATTTGATTATGTTGGTGTTGTGGGAAACCGACGGTATTACCTCTACCGCCTTAGGCAAAAAGCTGATGCAGGACTTGGGCGCCCTCAGCCCGGTTATAAAACGCCTGGAAGCACAAGGGCTTTTAGAACGCCGCCGTAGCAGCCAGGACGAGCGTAAGGTTGAACTCTTTTTAACAGAGCAGGGTAAAAACCTGCAGCAAAAAGCAGAGACATTACCGGAACGTATCTTGTGCGCCTCAGGCATGGACGTAGAACATTTAGGCACCCTGAAAGGCCAATTAGAAGAGCTTCGCGGCGCCATTCAACAGCAGCTGTAA